A stretch of the bacterium genome encodes the following:
- a CDS encoding T9SS type A sorting domain-containing protein: MRPSIIRAFPLALALAGGTMGLTPAAAGAATLTSPTISGGAVGSAGGSFRLAGTVGEAGVVGHTAGGSYVLTEGFWRPGLGYVSAVGPDPQDPAADGATFANALAPNHPNPFSGGTTLAFSVARNAEVSLEVFDLAGRRVRRLLATTLPAGRHTMHWDGRDDRGAPVASGLYHARLNINDWSATKRMLMVR, translated from the coding sequence ATGCGACCATCGATCATCCGCGCGTTCCCGCTGGCCCTGGCCCTGGCTGGCGGCACGATGGGACTGACACCGGCTGCCGCAGGGGCCGCGACGCTGACCAGCCCCACGATATCAGGCGGCGCGGTCGGCAGCGCCGGCGGCAGCTTCCGCCTGGCCGGCACCGTCGGTGAAGCGGGTGTCGTCGGGCATACGGCCGGCGGCAGCTACGTCCTGACCGAGGGCTTCTGGCGCCCCGGGCTCGGCTACGTGAGCGCAGTCGGGCCCGACCCGCAGGATCCAGCCGCGGACGGCGCCACCTTCGCCAACGCCCTGGCGCCGAACCACCCCAACCCGTTCAGCGGCGGCACCACGCTCGCGTTCAGCGTGGCCCGCAACGCCGAGGTCTCGCTCGAGGTCTTCGACCTGGCCGGCCGGCGCGTCCGCCGACTGCTCGCCACCACGCTTCCCGCCGGGCGCCACACCATGCACTGGGACGGACGCGATGACCGCGGCGCCCCGGTCGCCAGCGGCCTGTACCACGCGCGCCTGAACATCAACGACTGGTCGGCCACCAAGCGCATGTTGATGGTCCGCTAG